In Streptomyces sp. DG2A-72, one genomic interval encodes:
- a CDS encoding DUF5994 family protein, whose translation MMSAITEHPALRAVPFRATTARLALKPVSPSPGRVELDGAWWPRSRDLTDELPALADVLDPLWGRITRIAVNPRYWPIIPHKIFVNGHVVKVGWFTSELDPHKILLLSYTAGRWDLLVIPPETSAPSAARLMAAASASTGPQLTATALMTAEQADGTSWSCDAGTGRPGRLAAAM comes from the coding sequence ATGATGTCCGCGATCACCGAGCATCCGGCGCTGCGCGCCGTGCCCTTCAGGGCGACGACCGCACGCCTCGCCCTCAAACCCGTGAGCCCCTCCCCGGGACGGGTTGAGCTGGACGGTGCCTGGTGGCCCCGCTCACGGGACCTGACGGATGAACTCCCCGCGCTGGCCGACGTACTGGACCCGCTGTGGGGACGGATCACCCGGATCGCCGTCAACCCCCGCTACTGGCCTATCATCCCACACAAGATCTTCGTCAACGGCCATGTGGTGAAGGTCGGTTGGTTCACCTCGGAGCTGGATCCGCACAAGATCCTGCTGCTGTCCTACACGGCGGGCCGCTGGGACCTCCTGGTGATTCCCCCGGAGACCAGTGCCCCCTCGGCCGCCCGGCTGATGGCCGCTGCGAGCGCGAGCACCGGCCCGCAGTTGACCGCGACCGCCCTCATGACGGCGGAGCAGGCCGACGGCACCTCCTGGTCGTGCGACGCGGGCACCGGACGGCCCGGCCGACTGGCGGCGGCGATGTGA
- a CDS encoding DUF5994 family protein produces the protein MSDSGSPRVTRLLPDAVHKVVKPGTAVVRLETTHDRRGVLDGAWWPRSRDIASELPALISALTEYLGPVTRVGLDVGAWDALPTRLLVDDRVVHIDSFPVGDDTVLVTRGDQDHFSLLVVPPHATPEAARAAMAEAVRSDNVTQAEQILIDTGTGRAAPGV, from the coding sequence ATGTCCGACTCCGGCTCCCCGCGGGTGACCAGGCTCTTGCCGGACGCCGTCCACAAGGTGGTGAAGCCCGGGACGGCTGTGGTACGGCTGGAGACCACGCACGACCGCCGGGGCGTTCTCGACGGGGCGTGGTGGCCGCGATCCCGTGACATCGCATCCGAGCTTCCCGCCCTGATCTCCGCACTGACCGAGTACCTCGGGCCGGTCACGCGAGTGGGCCTGGACGTCGGAGCCTGGGACGCGCTGCCGACTCGACTGCTCGTCGACGACCGCGTCGTCCATATCGACTCCTTCCCTGTCGGCGACGACACCGTTCTCGTCACCCGGGGCGATCAGGACCACTTCTCCCTCCTCGTGGTCCCACCGCACGCGACGCCAGAGGCGGCACGCGCCGCGATGGCCGAGGCCGTCCGCTCCGACAACGTCACGCAAGCCGAACAGATCCTCATCGACACCGGGACCGGCCGGGCGGCGCCGGGGGTGTGA
- a CDS encoding GAF and ANTAR domain-containing protein — protein sequence MISMARERRLAEIFVEVADSLVEDFDVIDLLQRLSTRCVELLDVSAAGILLADSQGELQIIAASDEHTRLLELFALQHDQGPCVECYRTGTARTNISLARAEVTAGWPRFAARARETGYVSTHAIPLRLRSRVVGALNLFQATPHRLGDDDIVLAQALADVATIAILQQRTLEQSHVENSQLETALTSRVLIEQVKGVLAERWNTSVDDAFAAFRSYARARHLRLSDLATRIISGAFDTAAIPPPAPDRTSDDRG from the coding sequence ATGATCAGCATGGCCCGCGAACGACGTCTGGCCGAGATCTTCGTGGAGGTCGCGGACTCCCTCGTCGAGGACTTCGACGTCATCGACCTGCTCCAGCGGCTGTCCACGCGCTGCGTAGAACTGCTCGACGTGTCGGCGGCCGGAATCCTGCTCGCGGACTCGCAGGGCGAACTGCAGATCATCGCCGCCTCGGACGAGCACACCCGCCTGCTGGAGCTGTTCGCGCTCCAGCACGACCAGGGCCCGTGCGTGGAGTGCTACCGCACCGGCACCGCCCGGACCAACATCAGCCTGGCGCGGGCGGAAGTCACCGCCGGCTGGCCGCGCTTCGCCGCACGCGCTCGCGAGACGGGGTATGTGAGCACGCACGCCATCCCGCTGCGCCTGCGCAGCCGGGTCGTCGGCGCTCTCAACCTCTTCCAGGCCACACCGCACCGCCTCGGCGACGACGACATAGTGCTTGCCCAAGCACTCGCCGACGTGGCCACGATCGCGATCCTGCAGCAGCGCACACTGGAGCAGTCGCACGTCGAGAACAGCCAGTTGGAGACCGCGCTGACCAGTCGCGTCCTGATCGAGCAGGTCAAGGGGGTCCTGGCGGAGCGCTGGAACACCTCCGTCGACGACGCCTTCGCCGCGTTCCGGTCGTACGCCCGCGCCCGTCACCTGCGCCTGTCGGACCTGGCCACACGGATCATCTCGGGCGCCTTCGACACCGCCGCCATCCCGCCGCCGGCCCCGGACCGGACCAGCGACGACCGCGGCTGA
- a CDS encoding ANTAR domain-containing protein — translation MISDGMAEVLRSLHRGEAADDPAQACARALGAEGVTLSLLVGAKRSAEPLWCHPELSARFEELQFTLGEGPGPDAVRVGSPVVEPDLDRVRTERWPALLPAARELGVHGVCCFPLGIGAIRIGVLTLLCDGRRRLSEQQYEDATALAAALTGAFLNGDRRDGDGGVPRLGMALEPPSVLRRAVVHQATGMTSAQLDVSMEEALLRLRAHAYSSERPLGEIAADVVARRLRFDDDFNNDVSGPYSPDDGKG, via the coding sequence GTGATCAGCGACGGCATGGCCGAGGTCCTGCGGTCGCTGCACCGGGGCGAGGCCGCCGACGACCCGGCGCAGGCGTGTGCCCGGGCGTTGGGCGCCGAGGGGGTCACGCTGTCGCTGCTGGTCGGTGCCAAGCGGTCGGCCGAGCCGCTGTGGTGCCATCCCGAGCTGAGCGCGCGGTTCGAGGAGCTCCAGTTCACGCTGGGCGAGGGCCCGGGGCCGGACGCGGTCCGTGTCGGCTCACCCGTCGTCGAGCCGGACCTGGACCGGGTGCGCACCGAGCGGTGGCCCGCGCTACTGCCGGCCGCGCGCGAGCTGGGCGTGCACGGTGTGTGCTGCTTCCCGCTGGGCATCGGAGCCATCCGGATCGGCGTACTGACCCTGCTGTGCGACGGCAGGCGGCGGCTGAGCGAGCAGCAGTACGAGGACGCCACCGCACTGGCGGCCGCGCTGACCGGCGCGTTTCTGAACGGCGACCGACGCGACGGGGACGGGGGCGTTCCCAGGCTCGGCATGGCCCTGGAACCTCCCTCGGTGCTGCGCCGCGCGGTCGTGCACCAGGCCACGGGAATGACCAGCGCCCAGCTGGACGTGTCCATGGAGGAGGCCCTGCTGCGCCTGCGCGCCCACGCGTACAGCAGCGAGCGCCCCCTCGGCGAGATTGCCGCGGACGTCGTCGCCCGCAGACTGCGCTTCGACGACGACTTCAACAACGATGTAAGCGGGCCGTATTCGCCCGACGATGGGAAGGGATGA
- a CDS encoding STAS domain-containing protein, producing MSPHPDLFNELRVVTAGGELDVTTAPAFARDLEDARHGSGRLFLIVDLLGVTFMDGSVLDPLCAAWEDCHERLGWVRVVHNGPGASLVFLAGGLRERFPRYASAQDAWNGIPAERAAADPAS from the coding sequence ATGAGCCCGCATCCCGACCTGTTCAACGAGTTGCGTGTGGTCACGGCCGGCGGCGAGTTGGACGTGACGACCGCGCCGGCCTTCGCGCGTGATCTGGAGGACGCCCGGCACGGCAGCGGGCGGCTGTTCCTCATAGTCGACCTGCTCGGCGTGACCTTCATGGACGGCAGCGTCCTGGACCCGCTGTGCGCGGCGTGGGAGGACTGTCATGAGCGGCTCGGATGGGTGCGGGTCGTGCACAACGGGCCAGGCGCAAGTCTGGTGTTCCTGGCCGGCGGTCTGCGGGAGCGTTTCCCGCGGTACGCGAGCGCCCAGGACGCCTGGAACGGCATACCCGCAGAGCGCGCGGCGGCAGACCCGGCCTCGTAA
- a CDS encoding asparagine synthase-related protein: MTAGAQYRALAAILRTLPAELSGCVVTPERVVVFRGLSSPDQIFHRRTGTCVSWSSDPRDLLGGRLPDFDRESLWRSCRGEDVFLYPGLGLLRPGQFTALGPRSTQTETYERATPLELPRRTTLREYARLTYDLLLEETRPCAGGRIGILLSGGVDSATVLAALAEHGADVTAYHMGTDDPSADESSYARQVCRHLAVPLVTVPRATDDDYFSTTCDFPHPFNHVWPRSLERVADRIAADGVRVVLSGLEGDTLFGPLRYGLHDILAGDIPLYEKWRMLRGLLGTRWELSRILRSARPSYSLYADPEALAEVELGSDFLVPVPDAAPEPYDLDFAPQEHTLNLALWRPRGIHLAKPLGGRPLRRLAARLPDVYRLIPHAGRTIDKPVLRLAAAHRLPPDIWRHYGRTWLGSPDETWCLRHPEALARILGAPDARLTELGVVDPRRLDEVLTDPGALRRNAENLLCSAMVELFLRDLEARLGRRPRMPTAADDRR, encoded by the coding sequence GTGACGGCCGGTGCACAATACCGTGCCCTCGCCGCCATACTCAGGACGCTCCCGGCGGAACTCTCCGGGTGCGTTGTCACACCGGAGCGGGTCGTTGTCTTCCGCGGGCTCTCCAGCCCCGACCAGATCTTCCACCGCAGGACCGGAACGTGCGTCTCCTGGTCCTCCGACCCGAGAGACCTGCTCGGCGGACGCCTGCCGGACTTCGACCGGGAGAGCCTCTGGCGGAGCTGCCGAGGCGAGGACGTCTTCCTGTATCCGGGGCTCGGGCTGCTGCGACCCGGGCAGTTCACCGCCCTTGGCCCCCGCTCCACCCAGACCGAGACCTACGAGCGTGCCACGCCCCTGGAACTGCCGCGCCGCACCACCCTGCGCGAGTACGCCCGCCTCACCTACGACCTGCTGCTGGAGGAAACCCGCCCCTGCGCCGGCGGCCGGATCGGCATCCTGCTCTCCGGCGGCGTCGACTCGGCCACCGTCCTGGCGGCGCTCGCCGAGCACGGCGCCGACGTCACCGCGTACCACATGGGCACGGACGACCCGTCCGCCGACGAGTCCTCGTACGCGCGCCAGGTGTGCCGGCACCTGGCCGTCCCCCTGGTGACCGTCCCGCGCGCCACCGACGACGACTACTTCTCCACCACGTGCGACTTCCCGCACCCCTTCAACCACGTCTGGCCGCGCTCCCTGGAGCGCGTCGCCGACCGGATCGCGGCGGACGGCGTGCGGGTGGTGCTGTCGGGCCTGGAGGGGGACACGCTCTTCGGTCCCCTGCGGTACGGGCTGCACGACATCCTCGCGGGTGACATACCGCTGTACGAGAAGTGGCGGATGCTGCGTGGACTGCTCGGCACCCGCTGGGAGCTGAGCCGCATTCTGCGCAGTGCCCGGCCCTCGTACTCCCTGTACGCCGACCCCGAGGCGCTCGCCGAGGTCGAACTCGGCAGCGACTTCCTCGTCCCGGTGCCCGACGCGGCCCCCGAACCGTACGACCTGGACTTCGCACCCCAGGAACACACCCTGAACCTCGCCCTGTGGCGCCCGCGCGGCATCCACCTCGCCAAACCCCTCGGCGGCCGACCGCTGCGCCGCCTCGCGGCCAGGCTGCCCGACGTCTACCGCCTGATCCCCCACGCGGGGCGCACCATCGACAAGCCCGTCCTGCGGCTCGCCGCCGCGCACCGGCTGCCCCCCGACATCTGGCGCCACTACGGGCGGACCTGGCTCGGCTCGCCCGACGAGACCTGGTGCCTGCGCCACCCGGAGGCGCTCGCCCGGATCCTCGGCGCCCCCGACGCCCGGCTGACCGAGCTGGGCGTCGTCGACCCGCGGCGCCTCGACGAGGTGCTCACGGACCCGGGGGCGCTGCGCCGCAACGCCGAGAATTTGCTCTGTTCCGCCATGGTCGAGCTCTTCCTGCGCGACCTCGAAGCACGACTGGGCCGCCGCCCCCGTATGCCGACGGCGGCGGACGACCGGAGGTGA
- a CDS encoding PqqD family protein — protein MPLLRLTEQTAFDPADGTGVLLDGAEGAYYELNPVATLMLQAALRYDTTEEAVRHLGERIDATDAMLRDGLATLTGRLTENHLAEPGTDSTAAP, from the coding sequence ATGCCGCTGCTCCGGCTCACCGAACAGACCGCCTTCGATCCCGCCGACGGCACCGGCGTGCTGCTCGACGGCGCGGAGGGCGCCTACTACGAGCTGAACCCCGTAGCCACCCTCATGCTGCAAGCCGCGCTCCGGTACGACACCACAGAGGAGGCCGTACGACATCTCGGTGAGCGCATCGATGCCACCGACGCCATGCTCCGCGACGGCCTCGCCACGCTCACCGGCCGGCTCACCGAGAACCACCTCGCCGAGCCCGGCACCGATTCCACCGCGGCGCCATGA
- a CDS encoding lasso peptide biosynthesis B2 protein produces the protein MNAPTADWEFLLHDPGPPPPHPPRRARLLAAARTVRAARLLRRRGWPDAQRYLRTLRPAIQARWEPAEAVRLARREVLPCLTWLRLADPDALCLPRSYALVTYLTTLGLPAEVVVARQRSSIGGRFAFHAWAELYDEVLGDIQGLKAGFAELQRVGSEEVPRVEAGGPGVRGSTR, from the coding sequence ATGAACGCCCCCACCGCCGACTGGGAGTTCCTGCTCCACGACCCCGGACCCCCGCCACCCCACCCGCCCCGGCGGGCACGGCTGCTCGCCGCCGCCCGCACCGTCCGCGCCGCGCGCCTGCTCCGGCGGCGCGGCTGGCCGGACGCCCAGCGGTATCTGCGCACCCTGCGGCCCGCGATCCAGGCCCGGTGGGAGCCGGCGGAGGCGGTCCGGCTCGCCCGCCGCGAGGTGCTGCCCTGTCTCACCTGGCTGCGGCTGGCCGACCCCGACGCGCTGTGCCTGCCCCGCTCCTACGCGCTCGTCACCTACCTCACCACGCTCGGACTGCCGGCCGAGGTCGTCGTGGCCCGGCAGCGCTCGTCGATCGGCGGACGCTTCGCCTTCCATGCCTGGGCGGAGTTGTACGACGAAGTGCTGGGCGACATCCAGGGACTCAAGGCCGGCTTCGCAGAGCTGCAGCGCGTCGGTTCCGAGGAGGTACCGAGAGTGGAGGCGGGGGGTCCGGGTGTCCGGGGGAGCACCCGATGA
- a CDS encoding ABC transporter ATP-binding protein: MRRTGPQEVRRVLRGQGRSISLAAALAVAGSAFALAQPLVVKRVIEAASAGTATGGAIGLLVVLFLAQAVVQAVARYVLTRTGEGVVLGLRLDLIAHLLRLPMRTYDRRRTGDLIARTAADSTALRLLVSEGFTDAVTGSVGLVGVVVLMVWLDWVLFLIVLAVIALGSVAVTSVLRGIERASLHAQQATGAMTAELERALSAIRTVRASRAEERETLRIGARARSAYGQSVRVGALDAVVAPAITLTINGSFLLVLLIGGIRVAGRDGSVADLAAFLLYMLYLMSPVAAVFQALSTMRQGLGALRRISEVLDLPGETGPEPERRPATPAHDAPVVPAVPVLEFQDVRFHYEPGRPVLRGVSFTVPRRGHVALIGSSGAGKSTVFALAERFYDPDAGRVLFEGRDIRTLSPAEHRARIGLVEQHAPVLYGTLRENLLYAAPGADLAELDRVIELAQLSEVVARSPYGLHTPAGEHGMALSGGERQRVALARALLTRPALLLLDEPTAHLDALNEAALRRSIRRITHECALLVIAHRYSTIRAADLVVVLDGGRVVATGTHSELLRSSEHYRFLARAQETGDILPG; this comes from the coding sequence ATGAGGCGCACGGGCCCGCAGGAGGTCCGGCGCGTCCTGCGCGGCCAGGGCCGCAGCATCTCCCTGGCCGCGGCGCTGGCCGTGGCCGGGTCCGCGTTCGCCCTGGCCCAGCCCCTGGTGGTCAAACGGGTCATCGAGGCGGCGAGTGCGGGCACCGCGACGGGCGGTGCCATCGGCCTGCTGGTCGTGCTCTTCCTCGCGCAGGCCGTCGTACAGGCGGTGGCCCGATACGTGCTCACCCGCACCGGAGAAGGAGTCGTACTGGGCCTGCGCCTCGACCTCATCGCCCACCTGCTCCGGCTGCCCATGCGCACGTACGACCGCCGGCGCACCGGCGACCTCATCGCCAGGACTGCCGCCGACAGCACCGCGCTGCGGCTGCTGGTCTCCGAGGGTTTCACGGACGCGGTCACCGGCAGCGTCGGGCTCGTCGGCGTCGTGGTCCTGATGGTGTGGCTCGACTGGGTGCTGTTCCTGATCGTGCTGGCCGTGATCGCACTCGGCTCGGTGGCGGTGACGTCGGTGCTGCGCGGGATCGAGCGGGCCTCGCTCCACGCACAGCAGGCCACCGGGGCGATGACCGCCGAACTGGAACGAGCGCTGAGCGCCATCCGTACCGTGCGCGCCAGCCGCGCCGAGGAACGCGAGACCCTGCGGATAGGGGCCCGGGCCCGGTCGGCGTACGGCCAGAGCGTGCGGGTCGGCGCCCTGGACGCGGTGGTGGCCCCGGCGATCACCCTCACCATCAACGGGTCGTTCCTGCTGGTGCTGCTGATCGGCGGCATTCGGGTCGCCGGCCGGGACGGCTCGGTCGCCGACCTCGCCGCGTTCCTCCTCTACATGCTCTATCTGATGTCCCCGGTCGCCGCGGTCTTCCAAGCGCTGAGCACCATGCGGCAGGGCCTGGGCGCGCTGCGACGCATCAGCGAGGTGCTCGACCTGCCGGGTGAAACGGGACCCGAACCCGAGCGCCGGCCCGCGACGCCGGCACACGATGCCCCCGTGGTCCCCGCAGTTCCCGTACTGGAATTCCAGGACGTCCGGTTCCACTACGAGCCGGGCCGCCCGGTGCTCCGAGGAGTCTCCTTCACAGTTCCGCGACGCGGCCACGTCGCCCTGATCGGCAGCTCCGGCGCCGGCAAGTCCACCGTCTTCGCGCTGGCGGAGCGCTTCTACGACCCTGACGCGGGCCGCGTCCTGTTCGAGGGCCGGGACATCCGCACCCTGAGCCCGGCCGAACACCGCGCACGGATCGGCCTCGTGGAGCAGCACGCGCCGGTGCTGTACGGCACACTGCGCGAGAACCTGCTGTACGCTGCCCCCGGCGCGGACCTCGCAGAACTGGACCGGGTGATAGAGCTGGCCCAGCTCTCCGAAGTGGTCGCCCGGTCGCCGTACGGACTGCACACGCCAGCCGGGGAACACGGCATGGCCCTGTCCGGCGGCGAGCGCCAGCGCGTCGCCCTCGCCCGCGCACTGCTCACCCGGCCGGCCCTGCTGCTCCTCGACGAGCCGACGGCCCACCTCGACGCGCTCAACGAGGCCGCCCTGCGCCGCTCGATCCGACGCATCACCCACGAGTGCGCCCTGCTGGTCATCGCCCACCGGTACTCGACGATCCGCGCCGCCGACCTCGTCGTGGTCCTGGACGGCGGCCGGGTCGTCGCCACCGGCACCCACAGCGAACTGCTACGCAGCAGCGAGCACTACCGCTTCCTGGCACGCGCCCAGGAGACGGGGGACATCCTCCCCGGATAG
- a CDS encoding 2-dehydropantoate 2-reductase gives MNQLASTGPVAVIGAGAIGLSLASALARTGRPITVCGGRTPIDHIEITEDGVPQSRPVRHVTDPAAIAEHTTAVVAVKAHHTPTAADWLRALARPEVTVLVAQNGVEHRERVLPYVGPARIVPSVVYLNVERTQPGHAILRRVGTHDVAVPDDADGVALAAELNAGGIRTSTEADFTTVAWAKLLTNITANPLTALTGRRAEVMRDPEIERIGRRIMAEAVEVGRADGAVLTDEHIDRAMHWLQHVPEGSTTSMREDRLAGRPLEHDALTGAVARAAERHGIDVPANRFVLALLSAIEPEVTA, from the coding sequence ATGAACCAACTCGCGAGCACGGGACCCGTAGCGGTCATCGGTGCGGGTGCGATTGGCCTCTCTTTGGCCTCCGCGCTGGCCCGCACCGGCCGACCGATCACGGTCTGCGGCGGACGCACGCCCATCGACCACATCGAGATCACCGAGGACGGCGTACCGCAAAGCCGGCCCGTCCGGCACGTCACCGACCCGGCCGCCATCGCGGAGCACACCACCGCGGTCGTCGCCGTGAAGGCCCACCACACGCCGACGGCCGCGGACTGGCTGCGTGCGCTCGCGCGCCCCGAGGTGACGGTGCTCGTCGCGCAGAACGGCGTCGAACACCGCGAGCGTGTCCTCCCGTACGTCGGCCCGGCTCGGATCGTTCCGAGCGTCGTGTACCTCAACGTCGAGCGCACGCAACCAGGTCACGCGATCCTCAGGCGGGTGGGCACGCACGACGTCGCCGTGCCCGACGACGCGGACGGTGTCGCCCTCGCAGCGGAGCTGAACGCCGGCGGGATACGCACCTCCACCGAGGCCGACTTCACGACTGTCGCATGGGCCAAGCTGCTCACCAACATCACCGCGAACCCGCTCACCGCCCTCACCGGCCGTCGCGCCGAGGTCATGCGCGATCCCGAGATCGAGCGCATCGGCCGGCGCATCATGGCCGAGGCCGTCGAAGTCGGCCGGGCCGACGGCGCGGTGCTCACGGACGAGCACATCGACCGCGCGATGCACTGGCTCCAGCACGTCCCCGAGGGCAGCACCACTTCGATGCGGGAAGACCGGCTCGCCGGCCGCCCGCTCGAACACGACGCCCTCACCGGTGCCGTGGCGCGCGCCGCCGAACGGCACGGCATCGACGTTCCGGCCAACCGGTTCGTCCTGGCCCTTCTGTCCGCCATCGAGCCGGAGGTCACGGCATGA